Part of the Arvicola amphibius chromosome 17, mArvAmp1.2, whole genome shotgun sequence genome is shown below.
ttcctttttatttaaacagaaaaggggaaatggtgtgggaagtccttctgtatatgggttgcttttattggtcaatgaataaagaagctgttttgggcctgtgatagaacagagcagagctaggaagggaaaactaaactgaatagtGGGGaaaaggaggcggagtcaaggagaagccatgtagccctgccagagacagaccccaaacagaactttacccagtaagccacagccgcGTGGCAgtacacagactaatggagatgggttagtttaggatataagagttagccagaaaaaaaaaagagttaaccagaaatatgcttaggctattggccaaacagtattgtttctatgtgattattttaggtctaagcagctgggaacgaatGAGCAGTTTCCTCTCAACACCTCCCCACACCAGAAGCCAATgactgtgaagagctacactttAGCATCTCCACCACAGCCTTAAGGACCTGACCCTCCCCAAAGGTCTCCCACCTAGACCCATTCCCCCCACTTTCCTTGGGTGAGGGAGAGGTTGTCTCAGAAATCCTAagtgtctctcattctcaacGGTAGTCCTTGACATCACCAAGTGTGTCACTTTTTGACCCGCCTGTAAATAGgcgttttctctccttttcccaccCGCATTGTGTAGCTGTCAGTCAAAAGGAGACCCAGTTGGAAACTAGAACTTTCCCTGAGATGTAAGAACTACAGGCAGGGCATCTGGCTCCAAAGCCTGGTCCTGAGGGTGCTTGGGAAGGCTGAGCACCATCTTTGAGTTTCTCCAGCTCAATTACACAACTACAGCACCTGGCTAAGACTGGGAGCACAGGGATTTCTCCGACTGGGGTACAGAGCCACCCCTTGATCATTAACTATGATCATTAACACATAAAGTTGATAAAAGACACCCACACCCACGACATGTAAGGTTACATTCTAGGGTCTACTATGCAGTCTTGAAAGGGTTGGTAATAGGTTCATTGCGAAGGAAGAGCCTGAGGTAATGATTACCCTTTCTGTGACTGCAGCAGCCAATTAATACTGAGGACATCACCTCTCTTTGGGCCTCTGTAGTAACCTCCCTGTCTAGGCTTCACCCCAACTAGACCAAGTTGTGTTTGCTTGTCCATAACCCTGCTATACTACAAAATCCATGAGTATGTGTTTTGGGGATTTTTGAAGGTGGGTATATTTATTGGTCCCAGATAGAGAGGgcaacaacagaccaaagaaataacTGTGTCTAAAGGTCAGCTTAGTGAACCTGAGTTTGGAGTTCAGGTTACTTCCAGGAGCAGGTTACTTGTGGGAAAGCCCCTCACCCCAGCATGGGCAACACTCATGAAAGCTGTATCACAGCCAGCTTCCAGGCAGCTGACCTAGAAAGAGCTACAGGAGGCTACCCTGCAGTAGCTGGAGAGGAGCAGGGATTCCTTAGCCTTCCGCCTCCCCTCACATGGGAATGTTAATAAGCCAGCCTCAGGAGGGATTCGTATGGAAGATCACAGCTGCTCTGACCAAAGACAGCAATAATCAGATGTACCCCGGAGGGAACAGCCACCGACGATGGTTACCATCTCATCCCCCGGATCTGTTAGAACCCACACTAACATTTGGGGGGGAGAATCTTTACACAGCCCTCTAAGTAAGTTTGCCAGAGTTGCTGACTTAATTTTCCCAGGTCTCACCTAGAAACACAGGCAACCCTTTCAGAAtgtgttttccccttttctgaaaCTGATCTATGGCAATTAGATTGCCTCAAACTATCCAAatgtgaaatttgtttttttcccccttgaaacGGAGTCTCACTATGTGACCCATACTTAGTGCTTGGGTGTTCCAGGctttttctttggaccaccaaccagctcccaaatcgtgacccagagacttattagttttgaGTTCTCGGCCTATCTTAGGCTCGTTTCTGGCTGGCTCTTTAACGTCACCTGTCTCtgttcatctacattttgccttgagGTGTTCAGTCTTCTTTCCGTATACTTACTTTTGCTGTTTCCCTATATCTGGCTGGCtgatggctgcctggcttctaacCCCTGATGTGTTCCCCTCTTACCTCATtttctcagtcttcctttcttctatttattctccctgcctgccaaccctgcctatcctttctcttcccagctattggccactcagctctttagcagaccaatcaggtgctttgcGTAGGCAAGGTAAAActactttacataattaaaaaacacaacataaagtaacacacctttacacagttaaatattctgcagcagaaacaaatgtaacacatctttgcctggttaaaataatattccaggccgggcggtggtggcgcacgcctttaatcccagcactcgggaggcagaggcaggcagatctctgtgcgttcgaggccagcctggtctacaagagctagttccaggacaggctctaaaaaagctgcagagaaaccttgtctcgaaaaaccaaaaaaaaaaaaagaaaaaaaataatattccacaccaatggggttacaggtgtgtgcctatCTGGTATATACCTGTTCTTTTAATCACCAAGTCCGACGTTAATTGTATGAAGACTTGTTTAGGGTTCTATTAGAACAATTAGTGTGTTCAAAATGAAGATGTGCTTACTTAACTATCATGTGTagtgtttttgtttaaattttagtctctctttccttccctccctccctcgctcgtgtgtgtgtgtgtgtgtgtgtgtgtgtgtgtgtgtgtgtgtgtgtaagagaaggGGCCGATGCCATTGCAAAATGATCAAAAGACAATCTTTGAgatccattctctccttctgcgGCGaatttcagggatcaaactcaggtaatcAGGCCTGTGTGGCaacccctttacctgctgaaacaTTTTGCAGGCCCTGTATCATCTTTTTGTATTATGTATTTCTGGGAAAACCCACTCGCTCATCAACCAATCTCTCACATCACTCCTTTGTGAAACCCTTTATTGTTGAAGAGGAGACATTGTATTTTTAATGCAGGACACTACAGAGACCATAGTCGATACTTAGTGCCCAAGGGATTGAGGCTGTTCATATGCAGTTTCTGTGCCGAGCAGGAGAGAGccaagaggagatgggaaagcaAGGGAAACCAGAGAGCATGCGCTGGAATTAGTCGGGGGACTGTCTTCGTGAGGAAGTCGGGGTCCAGAGCAGAGTGctaaagacacaaataaataaaactttaaagtcCCATCTAAGTCCTACAAAGTGCCACCTTCCCATCCACCCACTGAGGGAACAAGGCATGACCATCTCTACAGAAGGGAAAACCTTTGGGCTGGAGACTAACCGCTGGCAGCGGGTGCCTGCCCCTCCCGCAGTGTACTAAACACTGTCCTGGTGTCGTGATCTGTGCTGGGCATGCAGGAAAGAGAAGAGCCTAGTTCCTGtcagccagctctcccaccagGAGGCTGGCACAGACAGGGCCCATCCACAGAGactgccccgccccgcccctcccccttcACAGTCCTTCCCAGACAGGCTCTTAACGACTTCTGTTTTCAGTAGCTTTACATGAATGAAATAAGATGAAGCAGTCATCCGTGTTGATCCACTTCCTCTAATCGCCTTTAAATGCTAGCCCCTGGGGACCGCATGTCCCATCTATCTGGCACCTAACAGGTTTAGAATACCGTCAGTGGTTGGATTGGGAAAGCTGCAATTACTGGCTCAGTCCCTCTGAAAGAACTTGGATTCACCAGCAAATATTAAAAGTAGATTTCCACAATGCACTTGCATTTTACCATTTGTATAAAATACTATGGCAAAATTGCACCGTAATTATCTTTATGGCCAGTGTATAACGTTGGAAGAGAGTATGTCACCCAGATATAGCTACCCGTATAATTATCTGGCCATCGGCGGGACTGAAATAACCATCTAATGAGAGCAAAATGATATGGTGAGCACCACGTAATCAGCGAGATACAGTTATTACAGCTCTGTGTGCCCTCTCGCCCACAGTAAAAGGGGGACCGGACCCAGTGCCTGGGCTGAAGGAGTCATGAACATGTGGTATCGAGGGTCAGCTTCTTGGGTCTCCCCCTTGCCACCCTGAGACTGAATTCCCAGagcaaggggagagaggaaggaggctgcACAGACTGCAGGGGCTTCCCAGCACTCCCCCCACCTCACtccttgtcttcctctctttagaaaccagcaaaaaaaaagaaggcatcaaTTGAGCTGCTGTTGCCGTGTGTGCGTGGATGGCATCGaggcagaagtttctgtgttTTGACTGGATTTCCCTGAGGGACTCTCACACTAGTGGACAAGTGAGGAATCTCACAGCCCACTCAGTCCCGAGGTCTGGCCTAGATGGCTTTCAGCAGTCAGACAAAAGTCATCCAGAGGGGGCACATAAGGACACTCTCTACCCACCCTCCCCCACGCTCAGCTTCCAGACCGGAAGAGCCATAATATAGATGACTCTCAGAGGGCCAGGAACCATTATGAAGGCTTCATCTGTAAAACCACAACCTTGGGAGATTTTTATCACCATCCTTATAttccagatggggaaactgaggcatggtgTTACATCAGGTATTGGCCAGGGAGACACAGCTAAAGAAAGGCAGGTGAGGTCGAGGATTGAATTTAGGGCATGCTTTAATACACTCTGCTGCACTGAGTGGCTAGGATGTGGTTTCCAGCTATTTCCAGACGTTTAGCATCCCTGAATCTCTTCCTAAACCAGAATGGCACGGACTACATTCTGAGGCTGTAGCTCGTCACAGTTTAACctccttgggaggcagataccTCAGCTGTGAATCAGACCTACAGGGACTGCAAGATGATCTCACCGTCTTCTGTATAGATGACAAGAAGACAGTGTCCAAAAGCACAGGTGACAACCCAGGGGAtgcctctccctgcttcctatCACGGCTCCCTCTGTCTGCTCAATGACACAGGAGAAAAAGATGAAAGGGAGCGTGGGGATtagtgcgtgcgcgtgtgcgtgtatCCCTGAGCGTCATTGCGTTTGGCTCGTGATGTGCTGCACACTGGTGATGAGTCTGTATTAGGGCAAAGGTGTGTGCTCTGTAGCATCTATGAAAGCCACAGCTGACAGCTCCCACTCCCTCACCCTCCTCACCCCTCCAGCCAACAGAGCTTACCTTCTTCTGCACCGGGGGCCTATTTGAGGGTGCCAAAGCTGGGGGTATTCTCTTCAGCCACATCAGTGTGAGTGTCTGGGGTGGAGCAAGCATCAAAGTTAAAAAGAATTCTTCCAAATCAGTGAAGGGCTGGCTGGCTATGAAAGGCAGCGCTGGAAGACAGAGCTGGGAAAATGGGTCCCTCTCTCGACCACAGTTGGCTGTCCTACCATGCTCAGGGACATGACTGATCCTGACTATAGACCTGAGCTGACCGAGAAAGGAAGGGACGCGGACGCTCACTACAACTGAGAAAAGGCTCATCTTCCTCTCTGGTGACAAACTGGGAGGCACTTCTGACAACCTTAGCAGTACCCAGACCCTCCTGCTGGGTGTACCCTACCTGGCTGGCTGTTCCTCTTGCCCATAAGTCCCACAAAGAAATCATGCATGTCACCTGAAAGAAAAGGTCATTGTTTGTCAACATACATGTCAAGACTTCTGAGActagaatattctctctctctctctctctctctctctctctctctcttcctctctctctctctccctctctctctcttcctctctctctctctccctctccctctctctctcttcctctctctctctctctccctctctctctctccctctcctctcctctctcatttctctctctctctctctctctccctctccctctctctctcttcctctcctctctctctcttcccctctctcgtcctctcctcctctcctctcatctctcctctctctccctctctctctctccccctctctctccccctctctctctctccctctctctccccctctccctctctctccctctccccccctctctctctccctctctctccctttctctctttctctctccccctctctctctcgctctctctctccctctctctgtctccctcgctctctctctctgtctccctccctccccctccctccccgagGTCTAAGCACGCTACACTGTCCTAGAAGTTGCTATGCACCAGGCCAGCCCTCCATTCTCCACCTCTcctttcttaacctctgagttctggaattacagatgtgcgtCACCACATCTGGTTCCTCTTTATCTCACTGTAGCCTGAACCCCACAGCTAGCAGGTGCATCATCTGCTCGTCTTCtctttccacccctccccccaacactcacacacccacattaCACCAGTTTTCTACCACAGCAGGGGCTCGGCTTAGAGTCTTCATTACCAACAGGAGAGTCCCTACTTAGTTCCCAGTGACCAACGGGTGAGGGCTGGGACCATTCCCCATGCCCCTCACACCTGCTCTCTCCTTGTTTCTGGTGCCATCTCCCAGAAACTCAGAAAGGCTGGCTAAGCAATTACAGATGGCATATTGTCTGCACCATCTGAGTCAAGATCAGCCAAAAGGCTGACTGGCTGCTTGCCCATGGAACTCCAGGCCAATGGTCAGCACAGATAAGGAAGAAGCTACTCACGTTTCTGAGGAAGTGATGTCTCCTTAGGTCCTGGAAAGCCCAGCACAAGAGTGGGTGAAAGCAGCAATTAGAGAGGAATTCAAATCACAGCCCTCACTAGGACATCTCCCCCACATCTCCCTCCCCACTGAAGGGGTTTCCCAGCCCAAACTCATCTTCAGagccctgccctctgccccttccctctccagagcCTCCTCCTACCTGCACTAGCCTTGCTCAGCGCTTTCAGCAATCCTTCCAGAGAGACAGAGCGGCTGTCATAGAGTCTCCGCAGCAAAGACTGGGGCAGCTGATAGAGGCCAGAGTCCTTGCGGGAAAGAGGAGCGGAGAGTTGAGGGCCAAGGTCCACACCCACCCACCTGCTCTCTTCCTGCACCAAGCAGCCTTGTCCCAAGCCCACCACAACTGGATCCAACACCCCGTTTCCCTCAGGATTTCCTCTGGCTTACCCTGGGAGAGAAACGAGCACCAGCACTGGGGGCTTGTCAGAAATGCAGACACCTACCTGAAACCTAGGCAGGGCCTGAATCTGAATGTGACCCCACGGTGGTCATACACATGGCGAGGTTTGGGGTCATGTGGAGATTTCCCGGAAGGCAGGCCTGGTAAGTGACTTCCTGGGATGCCCATCATGCTGTCTCCCAAAGCTAAGGGTGAACCCCTGCCCAGCCCAGCTCCCACCACCTCTCAGTGACAATGCCATAGGTTCAGGAACCAGTTTGCTCAAGGATGCAGTCAGTCCTCTGAATGCGCCATGAATTTCCCACCCCCAAGAAAGACCCTGCACACTTAGCAGGTGTCCTCTGGCCTGAATCTCAGTTGTGCCCCTCTCTAGAGCCTAGTATGCTTGGGCTATGGTGGACATCCAGGAAACACCCCATATAAGCTACCCAGGCACCCCCCACACATATTGCACCCAGTATCTCTCGTCTTCACAGACCTTGGGGAGAGAGGTGGTCTCTTTTGTTGACCAAGAGAGGCAGAGGGGTTTCCTTGGGGCCTTGGGTGCTGTAGCAGGCTTGTCTCTGAAGAACCCAGAGAGTCTTACCACCCTGACTTCACagcctgttcttttcttgtcGCTTACCTAGCAGCAGGTTTTGTTTGGACCTGGTGTAACCACTGCCACCTGCATAGCTGCCCAGGCgactacatgtgtgcatgtaaatgtgtgtgtgcatgtgtgtatatgtgcacatgtgctatctctctctctctctctctctctctctctctctctctctctctctctctctctctctccctctctctctctctctgcccagcacaTAGCTTCCCAGAAGCCACTTTTTCCAAATTGTTCAAATACTCAGCCCACCTCCTCTAATGAGATGCTAACCAgactggagctggagaggcagaaggCTTCACATGCTGAATTTGTAATAAGTCCCACCTGTAATCATCTTAAAAGCATTTGTACCAATGTAACTGCTGTCAACCCAAACCCCTGAAAAGACTTCCTTCCTGCGCTCCCCCTGCACTGACCCTGACAAGTCCTATTCTTCTTCCTAAAGGACCTCTGGGAATGCAGGCTCACCCTGGCCTGCTTCTCAATTTCTGTTTTACTCCTCTGAGGACACAGAGGCTAGAAGTaggcaagggagggagagaaggggaagcacTGGGCCCTCAGACACACCTGGGACCGTGGGAAGAGGGTAAGGAGAGGGTGGGGGCGGGATCTGCATCGGGGAAAAATAAGAGAACACGTGTGACTGATAGATGTACTAGCACACAGAGGGCCACTCAGGGGAGAAATCCTGCCTGCATCTGGCTCCATCGGAGGGGAGCTGTCCCTTGCCAAGAGACAGACTTGAGCCAGACTACAGAGAACTTGCGTGGCCCAACTTACCCACAAAACCACTCGATCACATGTCGCCAACAGACAACCGAACaacatattttctaatttaaaaaaatagtaattaaaatgtaattacattattcCATTTCCAGCCTCTCCCATgtactccctctcctctctctcagatCCAAGCCTCTTCTGTAATtgttaaagaatatttataatcCCAAATATACAAATGCAATCTGCTCCATCCGTATGATGCTGAGCAACGTTTTCTAAGGTACACTGTATCTACAAGACATCCAAGACAGAGAGATACCCTGGAGACAACGGAAACAGGAGAGGACCGGAGATAGAGAAAAATCTAGAGACAGAATGCCATCAGCCCACTTTCCTCCTTCCAGCTATCCAGACAGACAGAATCCCAAGTCTCCCCAGGTACTGGACTCTGTCAGGGGACATCTTACCTCGCTGTGCCTCCCAGCAGGCACCACCTGCCCCTGAGACTCCTCACAGACAGCCCCGAAGCTGCCAGCCAAGCAGAGCACCAGGATGGCCGCGAACAGCATGGTGCTCCTCATGGTGCCTAGAAGACAGAGGTGAAGGAGGGAAGGCACAGCTTGGTGGGAAGCCCGCCGGCCTTCCTGACCCGCAGCTAGGCTCCACCACGCTTTTCCagctctccacctcccctctccgaGCCCTGATCTGAAGAGAGGGAAATACATCTCTGAGAAGGGGGTCCCCCATTAAACATCTCCCCAGGATCTGCCCAACAATGAGCAATGATAGGGTATGGGGGTTTCTAGATCATAAGGATGATAGATTCACAGGACGTGCACTGGTCTGTTTCTTTAGTTAGCATGAGAAGAGACCCTGGATACGGTCTAGATAACCCCAAGACTTAGAGAAAAACTTTCTAACCTGTAAGAATCAGTCTTGATTCTGGCCCTCATCCTGATGCCTTCCTGGTACCCTACTTGCCTATCAGAGGCTGCCCTCTCCCTTTTACCCCTCTGATTCTAAGCCCATCATGCTGGGGCCAGCTGTAGTCCACCGCACTTCCCAGAACCTACCTGTGGAGCTGGCTGGATGGCAGGATCAGGGAGCCGGCTGGTACTGCtgcagagagagaagcaagagctCAGGGCTCAGGAAGGTGGTAGGAACCAGTCCCAGCTCCCTGATAAAGGTTCTGGGAGGGTTTGGGGGAGCCGAGGGGAGGGGCTGAGAGTCACCAATCCCAGGGtggctggaggggaggaggaaagctgGTAGGGGAGAGGAAGCAAGCTGCTGTCACATACCCAGACACGCAggcgcatgcacacaccacacacacacacacacacacacacacacacacacacttgtccgGCAGCCCACTTTCCAAAGGCACCCAAGGCAGGCACTCTAAGGAATGTCGTTGTATGTGACCTCTCACAGGATTGTATGCCAGGTCGAGCTCAGTAGGTGTGTCTCCTGGACTGCCAGCTCCTCTTCCTTTATCCTCTGAGCTGGACTACAGCCTGGAACAGCTCAGACAGGTGTCTCTCTGCCCCTGCCACCATCACGGCAGCTGGGGCTGAGGCCCCACTCCAAGACTGGGGGTGAATCTAGTTCCTTCTGCCCTCCTCCCGGTCCTTACCCCAAGGGAGAAGCAGGGCTGCTGGACTGAGGATGGAGACCCTCCTCTGCCCACCTTTGCCTTCCTGACTGCACAGGCTgactcttccttccatccttcctgctGCAGTCCAGTTCACCAGGACTGCTCAACCCCTCCTCACCTTGCTCTGTTTGCAACGCTGCTCACCTCCGAACTGCCTCCCTTTTTCCTCAAAGCTCAGACATCTTCTCTGACCCTTCCAGCCTTTGTTGACATCCCACACAGATGAGGGGCTTTCCTGTGGTTTCTTAGTCCAGGACAGAGTTTAGGGGAGGAGAGCAAGGATCGGAATTAGAACTCAGAGGACCAGTAATGCACAGTGAAAGTGGCAGCTGGGACCCGGTCACGGTGTGGATGTGGAGCTTAGACACGCCGTGGGATTTAAATTTCTTCACCTCCACAATAGAAATGAGAAATATGCCCATTTTCTGATTAGGAAACTGAGACCAGGGAGGTTCAGTGACTTGATCTAGCAAATACAACAATCTGGCTCTTCTTGCTCCAAATCtctctgttgtttgtttggatacagggtttctctgtgtgtagctctgactgtcctggaacttgctttatagaccagactggctttgaacacacagagacccgcctgcctcttcctcccgagtactggaattgaAAGTGTgcacaccaccgcccagctaagtctctctctcttttcaccgCATTGGCATGTTGATCTTTGAGGGAAaccacttgctcttccagagggcacaGAGGGACATCTTCCTGAGTCTCAGAGATTTGGAAACTTGAACCCTTTTAGGTTCTGGGATGAGAAGAGAGTTGTGTGTGTCCCTCTTCCACAAACTCCTCCAGTCACCCTATTTAAGATTGCTCCCACTCTGTCCCCCCACCCTCTTCCTCCAGCACTTAGACCCAACATGCTGagagtttatttcttctgtcaAATACACCAGCCCTACTAAGCATCTCAAGGACAAGCATTTTGTCTGTTATTGTATCCCTCACCCTACAGTATTTGGCATATCACAGATACTCAATAAAAATTTATGGAAAAGGAAGCCAGAgccaaggttttttgtttggttggttggttttgttttttggtttttttgttttttttttaaatttaccccAAATATGAACACTTCTAGCACTAACCGGGTCCTGAAGTCCTTTGTGCCCATTCCACATGCCCTGAGACTTGGGTCATATTGATAGAAGGTCACTCTGGCCCCGTGTTCACCCCAGAATGTGGGTAGCAGCTGGGCATCAAGGTCTCTTTATGATAGGAGAGGCTAACGGGACCTCATTAAAAGTTTCTCATTACCCAGTTAATTGCAGGACTGTGTATGCAAAGAGCATGGGCCAGCACCCAGAGCTGTACCATTTGGTGGGGTGAGGGACAGAAGTGGGGACGCGTTCACATGCAAATGGCATAACATGTTCATTCCTCCGAGAAGCCCAGCGATTGCTTCCGATTGGACCTAACCTACAtggctccctcctcctcctctccgaTCTGCAGCATCCTAGACACAGAAGACCAAACTGGGCAGACCAAGGGAGTTGGCTGTGCAGGAGCAGGTGAGTTCAAAAGCTGAGGACCAAATGCCTGGTGGCCTGGTCCTgtcagcccctccccccaacacagtCACCCCATCCCCAAGCCCTGACATCAGGGAAGCAGAGCTTCAGCAAAGGTCCCACCATGAATAATGTCCTTTGATGATGCTCTATCTCACAGAGGATGGCAGGAGTCGAGGCTGGGAGGGAGCTGATCACCCTTGATCTCTGAGATTAGCCAAGACTTGAAAGGGTAGATGCTGACCCAAAGAGGTGATGTAGGAGGGAGGCTTGAGGAGCTGGAACAGGCAGCTTTGTTTGCTCACAGATCGTAAGCAAATGACATGTATAGTGTTTCTGCTCTGGAGCCACTATTAAGCtatagagttttttgtttttttttctttgtacatttATTTGAGGCACATCTCAGATGCTGACTCCATAGAGAAGACAGTCATAAAGTCCAGGTCTGTAGCAGCAGGTACCCCCATCCCTGACCCCACTTGACCCCACTAcacgcacatgtgcgtgtgtgctccGTTGTAGGGAGACAAGTTAGATGACTGTTCTCCAGGGGCGCATGCTTGTGTGCACCCGACAACAACGTGTGCTTGTCCGCCAAGCACTCAACTGTGGACTCCCTGGGTGAGGGCGGAGCTGGGCCCTGCGTGACACTAGACAGAGAAGGCTGACAGTCCTGTCAGTCAGCCTGCATCAAGAACTAGGAAGAGGCCCTGGGGGCATGGAAGAGCCGCGCCAGAGCCAGGGCTGCGTCAGAGCTGGATTAAGCCCTGAGGCCCTTGAATggctcctgggggggggggggacggcgTCAGGGTGGTCCCCTATAGCCTGTGGCCCTCAGAGGTTGAAGCAGCCTACTTTGAGAGTTACTGAATGTGCTGGGGCAGGACCGATGGCCGAACTAATTCCCACGGTGAAAAAGTCACTTCCAGTCCTTTTCCATGTATGGGAAATCCAAGGGTAGGGAAATGGGGACCTATAGACATCAGGAACCTGGGctccagaagaaaggaaaggcaaagacagcagagaggaggcaggggaagatgggagaggaggGTGATTCCCACCCATCCTTGAACTAGTATCCATCAACACGGTGGAAGAGTGGAGGCCCAAGACCCATTTAGCCCTTCCCATCCCCGCCCCCACCCAGAGAGCTGGCAGCTCCCTCAGCCctgggagaagaaaagcaggATTGGGAGCAGCAGCTGCATTTTCTCCTGaaattgcttctgaaaatgaCCAGACACTTCACTGGGAAAGTGACGACAATTTGGGCCCTGGGAGCAGGAGATGAGGCGGGGAGCGGGGGCCATCAAGCTCAGGTCGCCACCCGCTCCCAGCCAGACAGGATCTTCTGATTCTGAGAAGTCAAGGTTGGAGCTATCATCTGGGGGGTGGGAGGCGAGTGGCTAGCCAGAGCCTGAGCTACCCgtcctccagccccagcccgACAGGACAGGCTCTAGCTCCTGTCTGccggtgagagagagagagagagagagagagagagagagagagagagagagagagagagagagagagagagagaaagagagagagagagatattaatcTGCAGGCAGGAAGGATAGTTAATCAGGTCTCCCTGCCAGCATGATTACTTGGGCCCCGTGAGCTGCCTACCGATGGAAGCTGTAAGGGACCCAGGCTCAGAGCTcagtggaggaggcagggaggaggcagggagggtgga
Proteins encoded:
- the Tac3 gene encoding tachykinin-3 gives rise to the protein MRSTMLFAAILVLCLAGSFGAVCEESQGQVVPAGRHSEDSGLYQLPQSLLRRLYDSRSVSLEGLLKALSKASAGPKETSLPQKRDMHDFFVGLMGKRNSQPDTHTDVAEENTPSFGTLK